The Fragaria vesca subsp. vesca linkage group LG2, FraVesHawaii_1.0, whole genome shotgun sequence genome includes a window with the following:
- the LOC101313083 gene encoding protein TIME FOR COFFEE-like encodes MKVMERFGREARRSSMAAAATDGLSGRRERMSNKRRRGEESVDEEEDCKVEVEDDNMVLSQMSSSARRRNHTVVRESKQGQPLKVIGVQVPRKARSASAKRSHENSSSGNDGVGKDQNLQKQNVEARKKMKQIGNKNRPPKSPKLSPGPVEEDIENEIAEVLFGLLKQSQSSKDDDSVKSSTSKQEDKHRYSIRNDSKTSISESSHASDPELKNVSKENNSIAEAVEVESKQQPKKEASLPNWEPKSEGASGSIELQKEEAKPFVEESVCGEVPQLESKMEDKFEFDLMAPPPMEDSASDNVAEAVLETLQDKKIEVINDKLNENINQDSDTELQQQPKAIIPKLERTDWRSGLSATTLQPGSSPLSQPCAKRCATHHYIARNIYLHQKATRTNNLWPRAAGSAPICDTKPDIVIGTEILGSVSGHSAKESKGESSEPTFIEASRTKKLVAQQYPSQPASGGNLMHGSTFKFSVGQNQASVAATSNPSGPSKYTELTNNASHFSHSALSTVAAATVSSPNVTFQEGPYLAINGYSFPMTTPSGTTLAFQGGNSQAVPLYNGPFYSNQIFHPSQLHQQQPHSQFQHQVQSSHHKNTGMSTDSSKSHRQPESRQLQKTQFISMQSQQSQKKYVAQSLQPRKVENDIIGGHPATSSRAQHSVYGYRQNFAVPLQPMNFTMMPYVTSSGGGSGNHIEQSQQQDLKGVFGMSFGSMSGNKGTGTLLNFSSMPQNPAMYQNLPITQGTHQKNHQVSERKTGSVSDNSDHDGSKAVTGSSSPTVAQTLVFDNSATNLNFTTSNSHQQRLYQFQLLQQQPAMAARSKASKSTHVFSQPPVQCNTSIQSPNNSGRSLISHVPVTTSTVNSFLQQGRVSQGQTQISFGGNPKSSLAVPQGQLTNPSLLTT; translated from the exons ATGAAGGTGATGGAGAGATTCGGGAGAGAGGCGAGAAGGTCAAGCATGGCAGCTGCTGCAACTGATGGACTTTCCGGCCGCCGTGAGAGAATGAGTAACAAGCGGAGGAGAGGTGAAGAGAGCGTGGATGAGGAAGAAGATTGCAAGGTGGAGGTGGAAGACGACAATATGGTGCTTTCTCAGATGTCATCGTCGGCTCGCCGGAGAAACCATACGGTGGTGAGAGAATCAAAGCAAGGTCAGCCGTTAAAGGTGATCGGTGTTCAAGTTCCGAGGAAGGCTCGTTCAG CTTCAGCAAAACGGTCACATGAAAATAGTTCTTCAGGGAATGATGGGGTTGGAAAGGATCAGAATCTGCAGAAACAGAACGTAGAAGCGAGGAAGAAGATG AAGCAGATTGGAAACAAGAATCGGCCACCAAAGTCGCCGAAATTGTCTCCTGGTCCTGTAGAGGAGGACATTGAGAATGAGATCGCCGAGGTTCTTTTTGGGTTACTGAAGCAATCTCAGAGTTCTAAGGATGATGATAGTGTTAAAAGCTCTACGTCAAAGCAGGAAGATAAACATAGATATAGCATTAGAAACGATTCCAAGACTTCAATCTCGGAAAGTAGCCATGCCTCTGATCCAGAGCTCAAAAATG TCTCCAAGGAGAACAATTCTATAGCAGAAGCAGTAGAAGTAGAAAGTAAGCAGCAGCCAAAAAAGGAAGCTTCTTTGCCGAATTGGGAGCCAAAGTCGGAAGGTGCATCAGGGTCAATAGAGTTGCAGAAGGAGGAAGCAAAGCCATTTGTGGAAGAATCAGTTTGCGGAGAGGTACCGCAGCTTGAGAGCAAGATGGAGGACAAGTTTGAATTTGATCTCATG GCTCCTCCTCCTATGGAGGATTCGGCATCTGATAATGTGGCGGAAGCTGTGCTTGAAACACTGCAAGACAAGAAGATAGAGGTAATCAATGATAAGCTCAATGAGAATATTAACCAAGACAGTGACACTGAATTACAACAGCAACCTAAGGCTATCATTCCTAAACTGGAGAGGACTGACTGGCGAAGCGGTCTTTCAGCCACCACATTACAG CCCGGGAGTTCCCCTCTGTCTCAACCATGTGCTAAGAGATGCGCAACCCACCATTACATTGCTCGCAACATTTACTTGCATCAGAAGGCTACAAGAACGAACAATCTCTGGCCACGCGCAGCTGGTTCTGCTCCTATATGTGACACCAAGCCAGACATAGTTATCGGAACTGAAATTCTAGGAAGCGTCTCAGGTCATAGTGCAAAAGAATCAAAAGGTGAAAGTTCGGAGCCTACATTCATTGAAGCATCAAGGACAAAGAAGCTTGTGGCTCAGCAATATCCCTCACAGCCAGCCTCTGGGGGTAATCTCATG CATGGTTCTACTTTCAAATTCTCTGTGGGACAAAATCAAGCATCAGTTGCAGCAACCAGTAATCCATCTGGTCCTTCGAAATATACAGAGCTGACAAACAATGCATCACATTTTAGTCATTCAGCATTGTCAACTGTAGCTGCAGCAACCGTTAGTAGCCCAAATGTGACATTCCAGGAAGGTCCATACTTGGCAATCAATGGGTACTCATTCCCCATGACAACTCCTTCAGGAACAACACTTGCATTTCAAGGAGGAAACTCTCAGGCAGTGCCTTTATATAATGGCCCTTTCTATTCAAATCAAATATTCCACCCTTCTCAGCTTCATCAGCAACAGCCTCACTCACAGTTTCAGCATCAAGTCCAATCAAGCCATCACAAGAACACAGGCATGTCAACCGATTCATCAAAATCTCACAGGCAACCAGAGTCTCGGCAACTGCAGAAAACACAATTTATCAGTATGCAATCACAGCAGTCACAAAAGAAGTATGTGGCACAATCTCTTCAGCCTCGCAAGGTTGAGAATGACATCATTGGGGGACATCCTGCAACTTCTTCTCGGGCACAACATAGTGTTTATGGTTACAGGCAGAATTTTGCAGTGCCACTTCAACCCATGAACTTTACCATGATGCCCTATGTAACATCGAGTGGTGGTGGCAGTGGAAATCACATTGAGCAATCACAACAACAGGACTTAAAGGGTGTCTTTGGCATGTCATTTGGCTCCATGAGTGGAAATAAGGGTACAGGTACACTCCTGAACTTTTCATCCATGCCACAAAATCCAGCAATGTATCAAAACCTTCCAATAACTCAAGGTACACACCAGAAGAATCACCAAGTATCCGAAAGGAAGACTGGAAGCGTTTCTGATAATTCTGATCATGATGGATCAAAAGCTGTTACAGGGAGTTCTTCCCCAACTGTTGCTCAGACCCTTGTTTTTGATAATTCAGCAACAAATCTCAACTTCACAACCTCAAATTCTCATCAACAGCGCCTCTACCAGTTTCAGCTTCTGCAGCAGCAACCTGCTATGGCAGCTAGGAGCAAAGCATCAAAGAGCACTCATGTCTTCTCACAACCTCCAGTACAATGCAACACTTCCATCCAATCTCCTAACAACTCTGGAAGATCTTTGATTTCCCATGTTCCGGTTACAACCTCAACAGTCAATAGTTTTCTTCAACAAGGAAGAGTCTCACAAGGTCAGACTCAGATATCTTTTGGGGGAAACCCTAAATCCTCCTTAGCAGTACCACAAGGTCAACTCACTAACCCTAGTTTGCTGACGACTTGA